In the genome of Paenarthrobacter ilicis, the window CCTAGCAAGCGTTAACGACGGCGGCTCCGCACCTTCCCGGTGCGGAGCCGCCGTCGTTTGGCGCTGTGTTCTTAGTCCTCGATGGTGGCGATGACAGCGCCCGCAGCAACGGTCTCTCCGGCCTTGGCCGTGAGGCCCGTGACCGTGCCCGACTTGTGCGCGGTGAGGGGCTGCTCCATCTTCATGGCCTCGAGCACCACGATCAGGTCGCCTTCGGCAACCACATCACCCTCGGCGGCGGCCACCTTGACGATGGTGCCCTGCATGGGGGAGGTCAGCGCGTTTCCACCGGCAGCCGCTGCCTGCGCGCCGCCGGAGCGGGCACGCTTCTTGGACTTGCCGGTCTTGGCGCTGCCCGCGGAAGCCGCAGCAATGCCGCCGCCAAGGCCGGAGGGAAGTACCACTTCAAGGCGCTTGCCGCCTACCTCGACCACAACGCGCTGGCGATCCCCGGCGTCGGGCGTTTCCGTGCCGGTACCGGTGGCAGACCACGCCGGAATGTTGTTGACGAATTCGGTCTCGATCCAGCGGGTGTGGACCGTGAACGGGCCCTCAGTCGGAGCGAAAGCGGGATCGGTCACTACTGCGAGGTCGAAGGGGATGACCGTGGGGATGCCCTCAACAACCATCTCCTCCAAGGCCCGGCGGGAACGCTGGAGAGCTTGCTCGCGGGTTGCGCCGGTAACCACCAGCTTGGAAAGCATGGAGTCGAAGTTGCCGCTGATGACGTCGCCCTGCTCCACGCCCGAGTCCACGCGGACGCCGGGGCCCGTGGGGTTCTTGAGCGTGGCAATGGTGCCCGGAGCGGGCATGAAGTTGCGGCCCGGGTCCTCGCCGGTGATGCGGAATTCGAAGGAGTGCCCGCGTACTTCGGGATCGCCGTAGCCCAGGGCCTCGCCGCGGGCAATGCGGAACTGTTCCCGGACCAGGTCAATGCCGGTTACTTCTTCGGAGACGCAGTGCTCCACCTGGAGGCGGGTGTTGACCTCGAGGAAGGAAATGGTGCCGTCCTGGCCCACCAGGAACTCGCAGGTTCCGGCGCCAAGGTAGTTGGCTTCCTTGAGGATGGCCTTGGAGGACTCGTAGAGCCTCTGCACCTGGTCCTCGCTCAAGTACGGTGCCGGGGCCTCTTCAACGAGCTTCTGGTTGCGGCGCTGGAGAGAGCAGTCACGGGTGGAAACCACCACCACGTTGCCGAAAGAGTCGGCCAAGCACTGGGTTTCCACGTGGCGGGGAGCATCAAGGAAGCGCTCAATGAAGCATTCTCCGCGGCCGAAGGCAGCAGTGGCTTCGCGAACTGCGGACTCGTACAGCTCCGGGATTTCTTCCATGGTGCGGGCAACCTTGATGCCGCGTCCGCCGCCGCCAAAGGCCGCCTTGATGGCTACGGGAAGGCCGAATTCCTCGGCGAACTTCAGGATTTCGTCCGCGGACTCCACGGGATCTGCCGTGCCGGGGACCAGGGGTGCGCCCACCTTTTCCGCGATGTGGCGGGCCTGGACCTTGTCACCCAAAGCCGAAATTGCCTCGGGGGAGGGGCCGATCCAGGTGATGCCGGCTTCGATGACTTTGCTGGCAAACCCGGCGTTTTCGGCGAGGAAGCCGTATCCGGGGTGGATGGCGTCCGCACCGGATTGCTTGGCGACGTCAATGATCTTGTCCATCACCAGGTACGATTCCGCAGCGGTGTTGCCGCCCAGGGCGTAGGCTTCATCCGCCAGGCGGGCATGCAGGGCGTCACGGTCCGGATCTGCGTAGACGGCAACGGAGGCAATGCCCTCGTCCCGGGCAGCTCGGATGATGCGGACCGCGATTTCTCCGCGGTTGGCAATCAAGACCTTGGTAAGAGGGCTGGAAATGGGCTGCGCCGGGTTAGCTGACAAGTTGTTGACTCCTTCTGTCCTTGAGGAGCCTAGCGCGGTTGTGAGGGTTCCGCCCATATTGATGGGGGATTCCGTGTGTGAGGACGGCTTCCTTTGTAGGGTTGCTACAAATCCAAACTACTGGTCCTCAGCCACCCACAATTCTGTGATTCCCACGTTCGCGTGAACCAGCAGCTCGCGCAGGGTGGAGATGGAGAGGCCCACGACCGCGTGCGGGTCACCCACAACCTTGCGGATAAACGCTCCGCCCAGGCCATCGATGGTGAATGAGCCGGCACACTGCAGCGGTTCACCCGTGGCGATGTAGGCGTCAATTTCGTTCTCCAGCATGGGCGCAAAATGGACTTCGGCGCTTGAGACGGCACCCACGGTGGCGCCGGTCCCTTCCGGTGCGTCACCGGCGTCGTCATCCTGGTCCGCGTCGGCGGCTGTATCCCTGCAGTCCACCAACCAGTGCCCGGTGTGCAGGACGCCTTGGGAGCCGCTCATGCGGAGCATGCGTTCTTTGGCCACCTCGGGGGTGTATGGCTTCCCGTGGGATTCGCCGTCGAACTCGAACACGGAATCACAGCCGATCACCAGGGCGCCTTCGGCGTCAGGCAGTGATGCAACGGCTTCGGCCTTGGCCCGGGCCAGCAGTAAGGCGGTGTCGTGGGCGTCGGTCACGCCGTACCTGGCCTGGACCGCGTCTTCGTCCACGTCGGACACCAGGACCTGGTGGTGGATGCCGGCCTCGGTGAGGAGTTTGGTGCGGGCAGGGGACTGGGAAGCAAGAATCAGGCGGGTCACACCCCCACCCTATTACGCCCCTCTCTCACATCCCGCCCCTTAAACACCGTTGCTCTCTCACTTGCCTGGAGCAAGTGAGAGAGCAACGGTGTTTTTGGGTGGTGATGTGAGAGAGGGACCTAGTGGACCAGCTGCTCCGAGCGTTTGGGATCCTTGTCGGAGCGCTGCAACTTGGCGCCTTCAACGTCCACGTCCGGGAGGATGCGGCCCAGCCACTTGGGCAGCCACCAGGCTTTCTCGCCCAAGAGGTACATGACGGCGGGAACAATGGTCATGCGGACCACGAAGGCGTCAATCAGCACACCGAACGCCATGGCGAAGCCCAGCGGGCGGACCATGGTCAGGTGGCTGAAGATGAAGCCGGAGAACACACTCACCATGATGATCGCGGCAGCCGTGACAACTGCGGCAGCGTGGCTGAAGCCGGAGCGGACAGCGTGCTTGGCGGACTCACCGTGCATGAAGGATTCCCGCATGCCGGAGGTAATGAACACCTGGTAGTCCATGGCCAGGCCAAACAGCACACCAATCAGGATGATCGGCAGGAAGCTCAGCACGGCGCCCGGGTTGGCGACATCAAACACCGCACCCAACCAGCCCCACTGGTACACGGCCACCACCGCGCCGAACGCGGCCGCCAGGGACAGCAGGAAGCCGCCCGTGGCCAACAGCGGAACCACAATGGAGCGGAACACCAGCAGCAACAGGATCAGGGACAGACCGACGACGATCGCCAAGTAAGGGGGCAGCGCGGCGCCAAGCTTCTCCGACACATCGATGTTTCCGGCGGTCTGTCCGGTGAGGCCAATGCTGACGCCCAAGTCACTCTTGATGGACGTGCCCTTGGCCCGGAGATCGGAAACCACCTGGACAGTCCCTGCGCTGGCCGGGCCCTCGGAGGGGATGACCTGGAAGACGGCAGTCTTGCGGTCCTCGCTCAGTGCCACAGGCACGGCAGCCACCACGTTGTCCACGCTGCGGAGCTGGTCCGCGACGTCGTACTGCTTGTTCTTGGCATCGTTCTCGCTGAGTCCCTCAGGGAACTCACCAACCACGATGATCGGCCCGGTGACGCCTTCGCCGAAGCTGCTGCGGGTGAGGTCGTAGGCCTTGAAGGCTTGCGAATCAACAGGCTCGGATCCGCCGTCGGGCAACGCAAGCCGCAACTGTGCCGCCGGCAAAGCCAGGGCGCCCAGCAGAAGGAAGCTGACAATCAACGCAACCCACGGGTGGCGCGTCACCAGGCCGCCCCAGCCGCCGCTGCTGCGTTTCTCTTCGAGTTCGCGGTCAGCGGCTTCGTGGCCGGGCTCGGCATTGTGCGTGGCGGCCTTGGCCCACGCGCGCTTGGAAATGAGACGGCGGCCGATCAACGCCAGGACGGCGGGCGTCAAGGTCAGGGCCACGACGACGGCGACAGCAACTGTCGCTGCGGCTGCCACACCCATGACCGCGAGGAACGGGAGGCCGGGAACCACCAGTGCCGCAAGCGCGATGATGACCGTGAGGCCGGCGAACAGGACTGCGTTGCCGGACGTGCCGGTGGCAAGTGCTGCGGACTCTTCACCGTCCATGCCTGCCAGCAGTTGTGTCCGGTGGCGGTTCACGATGAACAGGGAGTAGTCGATGCCCACGGCCAGCCCCAGCATCAGGGCAAGCATGGGGGAGATGGAGCTCATGTCGATCACGCTGGTCAGTGCAAAGGTGCCGCCAACGCCCACGGCGACGCCGATCAGGGCCATCACCAGCGGCAGGCCGGCAGCGATCAGTGTTCCCAGCATGAGGATCAACACGAGGGCTGCAACAGCGATGCCGATGATTTCAGCGATGCCGAATATCTCTGAAACGTCCTCGGTGATTTCCTTGCTGGCGTACGCGGTGACCCCGGAAGAAGAAACGGCGTGGACAATGTCCTGGACTTCCTGGCGAACTGCGGGGTCCACGGCATTGATGGAGGTCTTGAACTGCACCTGGGCCACTGCGGCCTTGTTGTCAGTGGAAACAAACCGGATGCCCTGCGAGGCTTCAATCTGCCTCTTGCTCAGGGCCAGCGTGGCGGCGCCAGCGGCCGCTTCCTTGGTGCCGGCGTCGAACTTTTCCTTGCCCGCGGCGAGCTCTGCCCGCTGCTGGCCCAGTTGCGCGTCGATCTGTGCGGGCGTGAGGCCGGAAGCGGCAAGCTGCTGCGCTGCTGCGTTGAGCTGCTGCTCGCTCGCAGCCAGTTGCGCGCCGGTAGCATCCAGGAGGGCCTTGCCCTCGGCGGCTTTCGCCTCGCCGGCTGCTATTCCAGCCGCACCGTTGTCCACTTGTTCCTGGGTGGTGAAGGGGTTCACCACCGCCTGGACCTCGGGCAGGTCCTGCAGCTTGGTCAGTGCGGCCGCGACGGCGTCCTTCTTGGCTTGGTCGAAGCCGGACTCGCCCGCTTCGAAGACCACTGAGGCTGAACCACCCGAAGACTCCGGGAGTGCTTCCTTGAGTTTGTCCGCCATCTGCTGGGTTTCGGTGCCCGGGATGGTGAAGTTGTTGGACATGGTGCCATGGAATGCGGCGGCCGAACCGCCGACTGCCACCAGGACGGCCAGCCACAGCGAGATGACCAGCCAGCGGCGCCTGTACGAGAATTTACCGAGACGGTAGAGGAACGAAGCCATGTCAGAACCGATCTGTGGTGATTGAAACTGGGGTGGAAAGGAGGGCGGGTGCGGTGCTGGTTTGTGGGGTGCCCGACGGCGGCGCGAAGCCGGCTCCCAGGAGGCCCATCGCGTCGATGAGGTGCTGGCGGAGTGTTTTGAGGGACTCCGGGGACAAGTCCGGTCCGCGTTCAGCGAACCAGACGGTCATGGCAGCCTTTCCGCAGGAAATCACGGATCCGGCCAAAGCGTGCAGGTAGAGCTCGCTGACGCCGGAGTGGAACCTTCCCCGGGCGGCCTCGATGATCTGTTCGGTGCAGTGCTCCCAAGCCTCCAGCTCGGAACGGGCCAGGGAGCGGTTGTCCTGCGTGAGGCTGAAGAGCTCGGCCATGGGCGCCACGGACATGGGATCTGCCAACGCCATGAGGGCAGCCTGGGCCGATTCCAGGATGGACTCGTCCGCAGGTCGCAGCCGGAATTGCTCCAGTGCGTGGTCCAGGAAGCCATCCGCTACTGAAGCCAGCGCGGCCTCGAGGCTGGGGAAATAGTTGAAGAAGGTCCTCCGCGACACCCCTGCGCTGGCAGCGATGTCCTCCACGGTGAAATTGCCGGGACCGTTGCTTCTCAGGAGATCCAAGGCTGCGGTGGAGATGGAGCTGCGGGTGGCTGCCTTGTTGAGTTCGCGCCGGGTGGGAGCGCTGGGTTCATCGGGCTCCGCAGCCGATGGTGAAGAACTTGTTTGGGTCACATACTTACACTAAGTGCAAGTTTGCACTGTGCGCAATTTGAGGTCCTGCACGGCTGTGGATCATAGCCGCTGGGGGCGCGCACAACAAAGGCCCGCACCCCTCGCTGAACCGCCGGAAACCGGGTGAACAGCAAGGGGAGCGGGCCCGTTGCGGTAGGTGCTGGGAACTAGAACTGGTGCGGGGGTGCGGGCGGTTGCTGCTGGCCTGCAGCTGGCTGGCTGGCGCCCTGCTGGCCTGCATTCTGCTGGCCTGCGGTCTGGGTCAGGTACACGGACTGCCCTGTGGCACCGGGTTCCCCTTCGCCCAGCGGGAGAACGTAGACGGCCGTGCCGTAGGCGCACACTTCGGTCCAGTTGGTACCCATTTCCGAGGTATCAAAGCGCATGGCAACGATCGCGTTCGCGCCGCGCTGCTGTGCTTCATTGACCATTCGGGCCATGACCTCCTGGCGGCTTTCGTAGAGCGCCCGGGTCATTTCGGGCAGCTCTCCGCCGCCGAGGGAGCGGAATCCGGCAAGCATCTGTGAGCCGATGTCGCGGGAGCGGACGGTGAGGCCCATGACTTCGCCGAAGACGGCGTCGATCCTGTGGCCCGGAATTTCATTGGAGGTGACGATCAACATGGTCAGAGCCTATCCAGAATCACGCCGTTAAGGCACACATCCCCCGGGGAGAACTCCCCGGAGGATGTGTGCCTTTGCATGAGGCCGTAGCCAAGGCGCGGCGGTCAGGCCTTGGAATCGGCCAGTTCCTTCTGTTCCGCCTCCGCTGCTGCCTTGTCTGCTGCGTATTCGTCAGCAAATGCAGAACCATTGCGAGGGGCGTTGTAGAGGGACTCGTCCAGGATTCCTTGGCGCTTGGCCACAATCGCCGGGATCAGCGCCTGTCCTGCAACGTTGACCGCGGTGCGGCCCATGTCCAGGATGGGGTCGATCGCCAGCAGGAGCCCGACGCCGGCAAGCGGCAGTCCCAGCGTGGACAGGGTCAGGGTGAGCATGACCACTGCGCCGGTGGTGCCGGCCGTAGCAGCGGAACCGAGGACGGAGACCAGCACGATCAGCAGGTACTGGCTGAAGTCCAGGTTGATGCCAAAGAACTGGGCCACGAAGATTGCTGCGATCGCCGGGTAGATTGCTGCGCAACCGTCCATCTTGGTGGTGGCGCCCAGCGGAACTGCGAAGGAAGCATAGCCGGAGGGGACGCCCAGGTTCCGTTCAGTGACGCGCTGCGTGAGCGGCAGCGTGCCAATGGAGGAGCGGGATACGAAGGCCAGCTGGACCGCAGGCCAAACACCGGAGAAGTACTGCTTGACGGACAGTCCGTGGACGCGGACCAGGATGGGGTACAGGACGAAGAGCACCAGGGCCAGGCCGATATAGATGGCGGCCGTGAACTTGCCCAAGGATCCGATGGTGTCCCAGCCGTAGATGGCGACAGCGTTGCCGATCAGGCCGATGGTGCCCAGTGGGGCAACCCGGATGATCCACCAGAGGACCTTCTGGATGACTGCCAGCGCGGAGGCGTTCAGCGTCAGGAAAGGTTCAGCCTGCTTGCCTACCTTCAGGGCGGCGATGCCGACGGCGATGGCCACCACCAGGATCTGGAGGACGTTGAAGCTGACCGAGGTGCTGACGGTGGTTGCAGCATTGGCGCTTTCCGTCACTGTGGAGCTGGCACCCAAGCCAAGGAAGTTCTTGGGGAACAACCCGATCAGGAAGGCCCACCAGTCACCGGTCTTGCCGGCGTACTCTGCCTTCTGGGTGATGCCTGTGGCCGCACCGGGCTGCAGGAGTACGCCCAGGCCGATGCCGATCAGCACGGATACCAGCGAGGTGA includes:
- a CDS encoding acetyl/propionyl/methylcrotonyl-CoA carboxylase subunit alpha, with product MGGTLTTALGSSRTEGVNNLSANPAQPISSPLTKVLIANRGEIAVRIIRAARDEGIASVAVYADPDRDALHARLADEAYALGGNTAAESYLVMDKIIDVAKQSGADAIHPGYGFLAENAGFASKVIEAGITWIGPSPEAISALGDKVQARHIAEKVGAPLVPGTADPVESADEILKFAEEFGLPVAIKAAFGGGGRGIKVARTMEEIPELYESAVREATAAFGRGECFIERFLDAPRHVETQCLADSFGNVVVVSTRDCSLQRRNQKLVEEAPAPYLSEDQVQRLYESSKAILKEANYLGAGTCEFLVGQDGTISFLEVNTRLQVEHCVSEEVTGIDLVREQFRIARGEALGYGDPEVRGHSFEFRITGEDPGRNFMPAPGTIATLKNPTGPGVRVDSGVEQGDVISGNFDSMLSKLVVTGATREQALQRSRRALEEMVVEGIPTVIPFDLAVVTDPAFAPTEGPFTVHTRWIETEFVNNIPAWSATGTGTETPDAGDRQRVVVEVGGKRLEVVLPSGLGGGIAAASAGSAKTGKSKKRARSGGAQAAAAGGNALTSPMQGTIVKVAAAEGDVVAEGDLIVVLEAMKMEQPLTAHKSGTVTGLTAKAGETVAAGAVIATIED
- a CDS encoding Maf family nucleotide pyrophosphatase, with translation MTRLILASQSPARTKLLTEAGIHHQVLVSDVDEDAVQARYGVTDAHDTALLLARAKAEAVASLPDAEGALVIGCDSVFEFDGESHGKPYTPEVAKERMLRMSGSQGVLHTGHWLVDCRDTAADADQDDDAGDAPEGTGATVGAVSSAEVHFAPMLENEIDAYIATGEPLQCAGSFTIDGLGGAFIRKVVGDPHAVVGLSISTLRELLVHANVGITELWVAEDQ
- a CDS encoding MMPL family transporter is translated as MASFLYRLGKFSYRRRWLVISLWLAVLVAVGGSAAAFHGTMSNNFTIPGTETQQMADKLKEALPESSGGSASVVFEAGESGFDQAKKDAVAAALTKLQDLPEVQAVVNPFTTQEQVDNGAAGIAAGEAKAAEGKALLDATGAQLAASEQQLNAAAQQLAASGLTPAQIDAQLGQQRAELAAGKEKFDAGTKEAAAGAATLALSKRQIEASQGIRFVSTDNKAAVAQVQFKTSINAVDPAVRQEVQDIVHAVSSSGVTAYASKEITEDVSEIFGIAEIIGIAVAALVLILMLGTLIAAGLPLVMALIGVAVGVGGTFALTSVIDMSSISPMLALMLGLAVGIDYSLFIVNRHRTQLLAGMDGEESAALATGTSGNAVLFAGLTVIIALAALVVPGLPFLAVMGVAAAATVAVAVVVALTLTPAVLALIGRRLISKRAWAKAATHNAEPGHEAADRELEEKRSSGGWGGLVTRHPWVALIVSFLLLGALALPAAQLRLALPDGGSEPVDSQAFKAYDLTRSSFGEGVTGPIIVVGEFPEGLSENDAKNKQYDVADQLRSVDNVVAAVPVALSEDRKTAVFQVIPSEGPASAGTVQVVSDLRAKGTSIKSDLGVSIGLTGQTAGNIDVSEKLGAALPPYLAIVVGLSLILLLLVFRSIVVPLLATGGFLLSLAAAFGAVVAVYQWGWLGAVFDVANPGAVLSFLPIILIGVLFGLAMDYQVFITSGMRESFMHGESAKHAVRSGFSHAAAVVTAAAIIMVSVFSGFIFSHLTMVRPLGFAMAFGVLIDAFVVRMTIVPAVMYLLGEKAWWLPKWLGRILPDVDVEGAKLQRSDKDPKRSEQLVH
- a CDS encoding TetR family transcriptional regulator, with the protein product MTQTSSSPSAAEPDEPSAPTRRELNKAATRSSISTAALDLLRSNGPGNFTVEDIAASAGVSRRTFFNYFPSLEAALASVADGFLDHALEQFRLRPADESILESAQAALMALADPMSVAPMAELFSLTQDNRSLARSELEAWEHCTEQIIEAARGRFHSGVSELYLHALAGSVISCGKAAMTVWFAERGPDLSPESLKTLRQHLIDAMGLLGAGFAPPSGTPQTSTAPALLSTPVSITTDRF
- a CDS encoding YbjQ family protein — protein: MLIVTSNEIPGHRIDAVFGEVMGLTVRSRDIGSQMLAGFRSLGGGELPEMTRALYESRQEVMARMVNEAQQRGANAIVAMRFDTSEMGTNWTEVCAYGTAVYVLPLGEGEPGATGQSVYLTQTAGQQNAGQQGASQPAAGQQQPPAPPHQF
- a CDS encoding dicarboxylate/amino acid:cation symporter → MSTSTNTSPSAGKTGFRLPKWAGSFGVQIIAALIIGLVLGLIAKYTGSTKTAPNGLGATLQTIGSSYVSLLQTAVVPLIFTAVVSSIANLRQVSNAARLAWNTLLWFAITSLVSVLIGIGLGVLLQPGAATGITQKAEYAGKTGDWWAFLIGLFPKNFLGLGASSTVTESANAATTVSTSVSFNVLQILVVAIAVGIAALKVGKQAEPFLTLNASALAVIQKVLWWIIRVAPLGTIGLIGNAVAIYGWDTIGSLGKFTAAIYIGLALVLFVLYPILVRVHGLSVKQYFSGVWPAVQLAFVSRSSIGTLPLTQRVTERNLGVPSGYASFAVPLGATTKMDGCAAIYPAIAAIFVAQFFGINLDFSQYLLIVLVSVLGSAATAGTTGAVVMLTLTLSTLGLPLAGVGLLLAIDPILDMGRTAVNVAGQALIPAIVAKRQGILDESLYNAPRNGSAFADEYAADKAAAEAEQKELADSKA